ACCTTCGACGGGCATTTTGGAGTTAGGTGGTGGAACAGCTGGCATCATGCCAGTGGTTCTTGGAAACTACGTCGGCACATACATTTGTACTGATCAAAGAAGTCTTATCAATAGAATGCAATCAAACATAAAAAATAATCTattgcaattgaacaagagacGTTGTGTGTCAAAGACATTGGGTTTCGAACCACAAtttgatgacgatgaacCTGCGGTAAACTTGGAGACGATGCCTTTGGATTGGGAAAAATTCCATCTATCCCATTCTACAACCCCTGCTGAACTGCAGCCACTAGCAAAATGCTCTACAGTTTATATTGTTGCCATGGATGTGATCTATAATGATTACTTGATTGATCCATTCTTGAGGACCCTGAGCCtactcttgaaattttatcaaataaaaaaatacaaTACCCATTGTCTCGTTGGCATACATTTAAGAGCTCAAGAGGTGGTCACAGAATTCCTTGAAAAAGCAGTCCTAGAGTTTGATCTGCCGTTCAGCTATATACAGAGCGATTCGCTTGATAGTTCAAGATTTAGTCTATATTTCATGTAATTTGTGAAACCGAAGGTTTTCtaaaatattgaaaaaagagTAACAACAACTCAGCTCTCAAAGAATAACACAAAGGAAACAAGCACTCGCTGTGTCTATGGAAACATCCTTTGGTACTCAAGTACCTCCTCCTACTGGCTTCAACTTTCTCCAGAATAGTAGCTCTCCTAACTTCCTTCCCTTTTCTAATGGTACTCCCAACTTTAATATAAACAATAAGAGCAGCCTAATTGCTGGTCAGAATAAGACGAAGACACTTCAATCCAACAATATGACGGATTCTAAGCGACTGCGAAAAGGTGTAAACGGCGACAAGACATATTCGACTGCTGGCCCACTGGTAGCTAATCCCGAAAGGCTTGGATTCACCCATTTAAAGCATAAGCGTCGAGAATTGCCTAGATTCTTGATCGGACAACATCCTCAGTTGG
Above is a window of Torulaspora delbrueckii CBS 1146 chromosome 6, complete genome DNA encoding:
- the RKM5 gene encoding S-adenosylmethionine-dependent methyltransferase (similar to Saccharomyces cerevisiae YLR137W; ancestral locus Anc_8.339), with translation MTLKLQRLGEDLIHEHICERYIELASRTESLKQDLGIFDRTRSDISIDIEPPPRTSKKRTKKKLPPTILDDRYNLTVEQSITSLHSNRDNSNSTTGYVLWSTTPFFLKWLLYDPQAISFRQGGIVDANVIYGMLKPSTGILELGGGTAGIMPVVLGNYVGTYICTDQRSLINRMQSNIKNNLLQLNKRRCVSKTLGFEPQFDDDEPAVNLETMPLDWEKFHLSHSTTPAELQPLAKCSTVYIVAMDVIYNDYLIDPFLRTLSLLLKFYQIKKYNTHCLVGIHLRAQEVVTEFLEKAVLEFDLPFSYIQSDSLDSSRFSLYFM